Proteins found in one Ptychodera flava strain L36383 chromosome 3, AS_Pfla_20210202, whole genome shotgun sequence genomic segment:
- the LOC139130033 gene encoding tripartite motif-containing protein 2-like: MIMTITKVKAKNPYVVDCSKKPTAVKTPACREEETKGAAGDDSKIPSDFGQGKGKQTGRQEELDEGSYDSEADEGYDDSEAVEEVKLSAKRDWKESYVQQLPKWVKKLMGHIVLDINEEWSVQILGLQKPGTKQGLFNNPNGLRWHHGQLLVCDTNNNRIQILAKHYSYRSVDEIRFDSMTNAFQPWAVTVYRKEYYISDIGNNQIIICDKCHEILQTIAVTPDISVHSITVIAGFAVVTDHKGNKVLKYNKKGNLVAKYQGQGSENTPIKYPHSVAPASNGSILVSDANNHNIKVLDSDLNYVESFCAEGTGKGQVRYPQGIDVDARGNIYICDKLNNRIVKLGSNGNFLRNLFEGDLEYPTNIAVNPAGDEIAVSVFGNIARPVNQIWVFFKK; the protein is encoded by the exons ATGATAATGACGATAACGAAAGTAAAAGCAAAAAATCCGTATGTGGTGGACTGCTCAAAG AAACCTACAGCTGTCAAAACGCCAGCTTGTCGGGAAGAAGAAACAAAAGGTGCAGCAG GGGATGACAGCAAAATTCCAAGTGACTTTGGGCAAGGCAAGGGAAAACAGACTGGCCGACAAGAAGAACTTGACGAGGGGTCCTATGACTCGGAGGCCGACGAAGGTTATGACGATTCTGAAGCAGTCGAGGAG GTTAAACTTTCTGCCAAGCGTGATTGGAAAGAATCTTACGTTCAACAGTTACCGAAGTGGGTGAAGAAACTCATGGGTCATATAGTCCTTG atATCAATGAAGAATGGTCTGTTCAGATATTGGGGTTGCAGAAACCTGGAACTAAGCAAGGACTGTTTAATAATCCAAATGGACTTCGATGGCATCACGGGCAACTTCTTGTTTGTGACACAAATAATAATCGTATTCAGATCCTAGCCAAACACTACAGCTACCGGTCAGTAGATGAAATTCGATTCGATTCGATGACAAATGCTTTCCAGCCATGGGCCGTAACTGTGTACCGTAAAGAATATTACATATCTGACATCGGTAACAATcaaataattatttgtgataaatgtcatgaaatactACAAACTATCGCTGTGACGCCAGATATATCGGTGCATAGCATTACGGTTATAGCTGGATTTGCTGTGGTCACCGACCACAAAGGGAATAAGGTACTCAAGTACAACAAGAAGGGAAACCTTGTTGCAAAATACCAAGGTCAAGGCAGTGAAAACACACCGATAAAGTATCCCCATTCTGTAGCGCCCGCCAGCAACGGCAGTATTTTAGTGTCCGACGCAAACAACCATAACATAAAAGTTCTTGATTCCGATTTGAATTACGTGGAATCATTTTGCGCTGAGGGTACAGGCAAAGGTCAAGTGAGATATCCCCAGGGCATTGATGTAGATGCACgtggaaatatttacatttgtgaTAAGTTGAACAACAGGATCGTAAAACTGGGATCCAACGGCAACTTTCTTCGTAATTTATTCGAAGGTGACCTAGAATATCCAACGAACATTGCGGTCAATCCGGCTGGTGACGAAATTGCAGTTTCAGTGTTTGGTAACATTGCTAGACCTGTGAACCAAATATGggttttcttcaaaaaataa
- the LOC139130034 gene encoding uncharacterized protein, whose translation MLKMASAADLIFSMGPKRHDFFQNQYRVCIGKKKLEAIPHKEIPPVPQQSFFEKKLTLGQAIKHNPVLLTYGEIDKDRLVQAFEGLASSFSLVVEASHKFHRDLPGWNILGVPSALREKMSNLLKTKITSDLKVVFPRLFEDLNLDSLDENLCQSHICLPIQYYDEYSFDGLEALALGVPLLIAEYSHLAHFIKKYLPKYCDRYIVRKGEQYPDEIISTLCEIERAFEIAGELKDAFMASEDVTYSFETFVAMFTDDTDSDDNEIVNLNPQIAHREKAAENGQEICKEFYQQESQYEGAQQSDQIEHTQKPVTTRTERVHAPDNQRPRDVMEDSLPGNRKSESAELTVTIRLNEEDFQEAIRNT comes from the exons ATGCTGAAAATGGCTAGTGCAGCAGATCTCATATTCTCTATGGGACCAAAACGTCATGACTTTTTCCAAAATCAATACAGAGTATGCATTGGGAAGAAGAAGCTGGAAGCCATTCCTCATAAAGAAATACCACCAGTGCCACAGCAATCGTTCTTCGAGAAAAAATTAACTTTAGGACAGGCTATTAAGCATAATCCCGTCTTATTAACATATGGAGAAATTGATAAAGATCGATTAGTGCAGGCTTTTGAAGGTCTCGCATCGTCATTTAGCTTGGTTGTTGAAGCGAGTCATAAATTCCACAGAGATCTCCCAGGTTGGAATATCCTCGGAGTCCCCAGTGCCTTGAGGGAGAAAATGAGCAATCTACTCAAAACTAAAATAACGAGCGACTTAAAAGTTGTGTTTCCACGCCTCTTCGAAGATCTTAATTTGGACAGTCTGGACGAAAATTTGTGTCAAAGTCACATCTGCCTTCCAATTCAATACTATGACGAATACTCTTTTGATGGTTTGGAAGCTCTAGCTCTTGGAGTGCCTTTGCTGATTGCAGAGTATTCACATCTGGCGCATTTCATTAAGAAATATTTGCCGAAGTATTGTGACCGTTACATAGTAAGGAAGGGTGAACAGTATCCCGATGAAATAATTAGCACATTGTGTGAAATCGAAAGAGCATTTGAAATAGCAGGTGAACTGAAAGATGCCTTCATGGCAAGCGAAGACGTGACATACAGTTTTGAAACATTCGTTGCAATGTTTACCGATGATACAGACAGCGATGACAATGAAATAGTTAATCTAAACCCTCAAATCGCACATCGGGAAAAGGCAGCAGAGAATGGTCAGGAAATCTGTAAAGAATTTTATCAACAAGAATCACAGTATGAGGGCGCACAACAAAGTGATCAGATAGAACATACACAAAAGCCTGTCACCACAAGGACTGAAAGAGTGCATGCACCAGATAACCAAAGGCCACGTGATGTCATGGAGGATTCATTGCCAGGAAATCGAAAATCAGAAAGTGCTG AATTAACTGTGACGATCAGGTTAAATGAAGAAGATTTCCAGGAAGCTATAAGAAACACTTGA